The following are from one region of the Streptomyces tuirus genome:
- the argG gene encoding argininosuccinate synthase, producing MSKVLTSLPAGERVGIAFSGGLDTSVAVAWMRDKGAVPCTYTADIGQYDEPDIASVPGRAKTYGAEIARLVDCRAALVEEGLAALTCGAFHIRSGGRAYFNTTPLGRAVTGTLLVRAMLEDDVQIWGDGSTFKGNDIERFYRYGLLANPHLRIYKPWLDAAFVAELGGRKEMSEWLLAHGLPYRDSTEKAYSTDANIWGATHEAKTLEHLDTGVETVEPIMGVRFWDPSVEIAAEDVTIGFAEGRPVSVNGKEFASPVDLVMEANAIGGRHGLGMSDQIENRIIEAKSRGIYEAPGMALLHAAYERLVNAIHNEDTLAQYHTEGRRLGRLMYEGRWLDPQALMIRESLQRWVGAAVTGEVTLRLRRGEDYSILDTTGPAFSYHPDKLSMERTEDSAFGPVDRIGQLTMRNLDIADSRAKLEQYAGIGMIGTGSPTIGASQAAATGLIGTMPELPQGGAEAIASRGEVSEQDAWLDRAAMESGTD from the coding sequence ATGTCCAAGGTCCTCACCTCCCTGCCCGCCGGCGAACGCGTCGGCATCGCCTTCTCGGGCGGTCTCGACACCTCCGTCGCGGTCGCGTGGATGCGCGACAAGGGCGCCGTCCCGTGCACCTACACCGCCGACATCGGCCAGTACGACGAGCCCGACATCGCCTCGGTGCCCGGCCGCGCCAAGACGTACGGGGCCGAGATCGCGCGTCTGGTCGACTGCCGTGCCGCGCTCGTCGAGGAGGGCCTGGCCGCGCTGACCTGCGGCGCGTTCCACATCCGCTCCGGCGGGCGGGCCTACTTCAACACCACCCCGCTCGGCCGCGCCGTCACCGGCACGCTCCTGGTCCGGGCGATGCTCGAGGACGACGTCCAGATCTGGGGCGACGGCTCGACCTTCAAGGGCAACGACATCGAGCGGTTCTACCGCTACGGCCTGCTCGCCAACCCCCACCTGCGCATCTACAAGCCCTGGCTGGACGCGGCCTTCGTGGCGGAGCTCGGCGGCCGCAAGGAGATGTCCGAGTGGCTGCTCGCGCACGGGCTGCCCTACCGGGACAGCACGGAGAAGGCGTACTCCACGGACGCCAACATCTGGGGCGCCACGCACGAGGCCAAGACCCTGGAGCACCTGGACACCGGCGTCGAGACCGTCGAGCCGATCATGGGCGTCCGGTTCTGGGACCCGTCGGTCGAGATCGCCGCCGAGGACGTGACGATCGGCTTCGCCGAGGGCCGCCCGGTGTCGGTCAACGGCAAGGAGTTCGCCTCCCCCGTCGACCTGGTCATGGAGGCCAACGCCATCGGCGGCCGGCACGGCCTGGGCATGTCGGACCAGATCGAGAACCGGATCATCGAGGCCAAGAGCCGCGGCATCTACGAGGCCCCGGGCATGGCCCTGCTGCACGCCGCCTACGAGCGCCTCGTCAACGCGATCCACAACGAGGACACCCTCGCCCAGTACCACACCGAGGGCCGGCGCCTGGGCCGGCTGATGTACGAGGGCCGCTGGCTGGACCCGCAGGCGCTGATGATCCGCGAGTCGCTCCAGCGCTGGGTCGGCGCCGCCGTGACCGGCGAGGTGACGTTGCGGCTGCGGCGCGGTGAGGACTACTCGATCCTCGACACCACGGGCCCGGCGTTCAGCTACCACCCGGACAAGCTGTCCATGGAGCGCACCGAGGACTCCGCGTTCGGCCCGGTGGACCGGATCGGCCAGCTCACCATGCGCAACCTCGACATCGCCGACTCCCGCGCGAAGCTGGAGCAGTACGCCGGCATCGGCATGATCGGCACCGGCAGCCCCACCATCGGCGCCTCCCAGGCCGCCGCGACCGGGCTGATCGGCACCATGCCGGAGCTGCCGCAGGGCGGCGCCGAGGCCATCGCCTCCCGGGGCGAGGTCTCCGAGCAGGATGCCTGGCTGGACCGGGCCGCGATGGAGTCCGGCACGGACTGA
- the meaB gene encoding methylmalonyl Co-A mutase-associated GTPase MeaB, with the protein MIDVDAYVKGVLDGKRAIIARAITLVESTRPQHRALAQELLTALLPHSGRARRIGISGVPGVGKSTFIDAFGTLLTSLGHRVAVLAVDPSSSRTGGSILGDKTRMERLAVDPAAFVRPSPTAGTLGGVAKATRESIVVMEAAGYDVVLVETVGVGQSETAVANMVDSFLLLTLARTGDQLQGIKKGVLELADVIAVNKADGPHERDARAAARELAGALRLMHGKDAFWTPPVLHCSARESTGLDTLWERLEQHRTLLDSTGRLSAKRRDQQVDWTWNMVRDELLGRLHADPAVRALAPELEQRVREGALTPTLAAERILGALDGSGTAGS; encoded by the coding sequence GTGATCGATGTCGACGCGTATGTGAAGGGCGTGCTCGACGGGAAGCGGGCGATCATCGCCCGCGCGATCACACTCGTCGAGTCGACCCGGCCGCAGCACCGGGCGCTGGCCCAGGAGCTGCTGACCGCGCTGCTGCCGCACAGCGGCCGGGCCCGGCGGATCGGGATCAGCGGAGTGCCCGGCGTGGGCAAGTCGACGTTCATCGACGCGTTCGGCACGCTGCTCACCTCGCTCGGGCACCGGGTGGCGGTGCTGGCCGTCGACCCGTCCTCCAGCCGTACGGGCGGTTCCATCCTGGGTGACAAGACCCGGATGGAGCGCCTGGCGGTGGACCCGGCTGCGTTCGTGCGCCCCTCCCCCACGGCGGGCACGCTGGGCGGGGTCGCGAAGGCCACCCGCGAGTCGATCGTGGTGATGGAGGCGGCCGGCTACGACGTGGTCCTGGTGGAGACGGTCGGTGTCGGCCAGTCCGAGACGGCCGTCGCCAACATGGTCGACTCGTTCCTGCTGCTCACCCTCGCGCGCACCGGCGACCAGCTCCAGGGCATCAAGAAGGGCGTGCTGGAGCTGGCCGACGTGATCGCCGTCAACAAGGCGGACGGGCCGCACGAGCGCGATGCCCGCGCGGCCGCGCGGGAGCTGGCGGGCGCACTGCGCCTGATGCACGGCAAGGACGCCTTCTGGACCCCGCCGGTGCTGCACTGCAGTGCCCGCGAGTCGACCGGCCTGGACACGCTGTGGGAGCGCCTGGAACAGCACCGCACCCTGCTGGACTCCACCGGCCGCCTCTCCGCGAAGCGCCGCGACCAGCAGGTCGACTGGACCTGGAACATGGTCCGCGACGAGCTCCTCGGCCGCCTGCACGCCGACCCGGCGGTACGGGCTCTCGCGCCGGAGCTGGAACAGCGGGTCAGGGAAGGCGCGTTGACACCGACGCTGGCGGCCGAGCGGATCCTCGGGGCGCTCGACGGATCCGGTACAGCGGGTTCCTGA
- the scpA gene encoding methylmalonyl-CoA mutase: MAIPDFSGIELGTPAPDGGADEWRAAVKNASGGDDLLWETPEGIAVKPLYTGRDLEGLDFLDTYPGAAPFLRGPYPTMYVNQPWTIRQYAGFSTAEESNAFYRRNLAAGQKGLSVAFDLPTHRGYDSDHPRVTGDVGMAGVAIDSIYDMRQLFDGIPLDKMTVSMTMNGAVLPVLALYIVAAEEQGVPPEKLAGTIQNDILKEFMVRNTYIYPPKPSMRIISDIFAFTSQRMPRYNSISISGYHIQEAGATADLELAYTLADGVEYIRAGREAGLDVDAFAPRLSFFWAIGMNFFMEVAKLRAARLLWAKLVRQFDPQNAKSLSLRTHSQTSGWSLTAQDVFNNVTRTCVEAMAATQGHTQSLHTNALDEALALPTDFSARIARNTQLLLQQESGTTRVIDPWGGSAYVEKLTYDLARRAWQHIEEVEAAGGMAKAIDAGIPKLRIEEAAARTQARIDSGRQPVIGVNKYRVESDEQIDVLKVDNSSVRAQQIEKLRRLRAERDKRACQDALDALTRAAGGEGNLLELAVHAARAKATVGEISDALEKVYGRHAGQIRTISGVYRNETGESPSVDRTRTLVSAFEEAEGRRPRILVAKMGQDGHDRGQKVIATAFADLGFDVDVGPLFQTPAEVARQAVEADVHIVGVSSLAAGHLTLVPALREALAEEGREDIMIVVGGVIPPQDVPTLLEMGAAAVFPPGTVIPDAAYDLVRRLSDGLGHAL; this comes from the coding sequence ATGGCAATCCCCGACTTCTCCGGGATCGAGCTGGGCACCCCGGCCCCCGACGGCGGCGCCGACGAATGGCGTGCGGCGGTGAAGAACGCGTCCGGCGGGGACGACCTGCTCTGGGAGACCCCGGAGGGCATCGCCGTCAAGCCGCTCTACACCGGGCGTGACCTGGAGGGCCTGGACTTCCTGGACACCTACCCGGGAGCGGCGCCGTTCCTGCGCGGCCCGTACCCGACGATGTACGTCAACCAGCCCTGGACGATCCGCCAGTACGCCGGCTTCTCGACGGCCGAGGAGTCCAACGCCTTCTACCGGCGCAACCTCGCGGCCGGCCAGAAGGGCCTGTCGGTCGCCTTCGACCTGCCGACGCACCGCGGCTACGACAGCGACCACCCGCGGGTGACCGGCGACGTCGGCATGGCGGGCGTGGCCATCGACTCGATCTACGACATGCGGCAGCTGTTCGACGGGATCCCGCTGGACAAGATGACCGTGTCGATGACGATGAACGGTGCCGTGCTGCCGGTGCTGGCGCTGTACATCGTGGCGGCGGAGGAGCAGGGCGTACCGCCCGAGAAGCTGGCCGGAACCATTCAGAACGACATTCTGAAGGAGTTCATGGTCCGCAACACCTACATCTATCCGCCGAAGCCGTCGATGCGGATCATCTCCGACATCTTCGCCTTCACCTCGCAGCGGATGCCCCGCTACAACTCCATCTCCATCTCCGGGTATCACATCCAGGAGGCGGGTGCGACGGCCGATCTGGAGCTGGCGTACACGCTCGCGGACGGCGTGGAGTACATCCGCGCGGGGCGTGAAGCGGGCCTGGACGTGGACGCGTTCGCGCCGCGTCTTTCGTTCTTCTGGGCGATCGGCATGAACTTCTTCATGGAGGTCGCCAAGCTGCGGGCGGCGCGGCTGCTGTGGGCGAAGCTGGTGAGGCAGTTCGACCCGCAGAACGCCAAGTCGCTGTCCCTGCGCACCCATTCGCAGACCTCGGGCTGGTCGCTGACCGCGCAGGACGTGTTCAACAACGTGACGCGCACCTGCGTCGAGGCCATGGCGGCGACGCAGGGGCACACGCAGTCGCTGCACACCAACGCCCTCGACGAGGCGCTCGCGCTGCCGACCGACTTCTCGGCGCGCATCGCCCGCAACACCCAGCTGCTGCTCCAGCAGGAGTCCGGCACCACCCGCGTGATCGACCCGTGGGGCGGCAGCGCGTATGTGGAGAAGCTGACGTACGACCTGGCCCGGCGGGCCTGGCAGCACATCGAGGAGGTCGAGGCCGCGGGCGGCATGGCCAAGGCCATCGACGCGGGCATCCCGAAGCTGCGCATCGAGGAGGCCGCGGCCCGTACGCAGGCCCGGATCGACTCGGGCCGTCAGCCGGTCATCGGCGTCAACAAGTACCGGGTGGAGTCCGACGAGCAGATCGACGTCCTGAAGGTCGACAACTCCTCGGTGCGGGCGCAGCAGATCGAGAAGCTGCGGCGGCTGCGCGCGGAGCGGGACAAGCGGGCCTGCCAGGACGCGCTGGACGCGCTGACCCGGGCCGCCGGCGGCGAGGGCAACCTGCTGGAGCTGGCCGTGCACGCGGCCCGCGCGAAGGCCACCGTCGGGGAGATCTCCGACGCCCTGGAGAAGGTGTACGGCCGGCACGCGGGGCAGATCCGTACGATCTCCGGCGTGTACCGCAACGAAACCGGAGAGTCCCCGAGCGTGGACCGCACCCGCACCCTGGTGTCCGCCTTCGAGGAGGCCGAGGGCCGCCGCCCGCGCATCCTGGTCGCGAAGATGGGCCAGGACGGTCACGACCGCGGCCAGAAGGTGATCGCCACGGCGTTCGCCGACCTCGGTTTCGACGTGGACGTCGGCCCGCTGTTCCAGACGCCCGCCGAGGTGGCCCGGCAGGCCGTCGAGGCGGACGTGCACATCGTCGGCGTCTCCTCGCTGGCGGCCGGTCACCTCACCCTGGTGCCGGCGCTGCGCGAGGCGCTGGCCGAGGAGGGCCGCGAGGACATCATGATCGTGGTCGGCGGCGTGATCCCGCCGCAGGACGTGCCGACGCTGCTGGAGATGGGCGCGGCGGCCGTCTTCCCGCCCGGGACGGTGATCCCGGACGCGGCGTACGACCTGGTGCGGCGACTGTCGGACGGCCTCGGGCACGCCCTGTGA
- a CDS encoding methylmalonyl-CoA mutase family protein, whose product MTVLPDDGLELAGEFPDVPHEQWQRLVAGVLRKSGKDVEGAEAEHALSTALEDGLRTRPLYTAHDSAPEPGLPGFAPFVRGGRAEGNTVGGWDVRQRHTVADRDAVLGDLENGVTSLWLTVGEGGIAVPDLGRVLDGVYLDLAPVVLDAGRDTEPAARELLRVYEERGVARDAARGNLGADPLGHEARTGERCDTAPAAELARLCAGEHPGLRALTVDALPYHEAGGSAAQELGCSLATGVAYLRELGDAGLGVEQACAQLEFRYAATADQFLTIAKLRAARRLWARVAEVCGAPRAGAQLQHVVTSPVMMTRRDPWVNMLRSTIATLAAGAGGADAVTVLPFDHALGLPDAFARRIARNTSTILIEESHLARVIDPAGGSWYVERLTDELAHAGWEFFQRIERLGGMPAVLRSGDLERDLAETWQARAGLLAKRREPITGVSEFPFLAEKPVVRADAPEPRSGGLPRVRRDEAYEALRARSDAHLAATGSRPRIFLAALGPAAAHTARLTFASNLFQAGGIEPVTDGTFGESGATEAVLCSSDALYAEQAEAAVRDLKAAGARHVFLAGRPGEHPGVDAYVFAGCDAVAVLSATLDRMGVVS is encoded by the coding sequence ATGACGGTCCTGCCTGACGACGGGCTTGAGCTGGCCGGCGAGTTCCCTGACGTGCCCCATGAGCAGTGGCAGCGCCTTGTGGCGGGCGTACTGCGCAAATCGGGCAAGGACGTCGAGGGGGCCGAGGCCGAGCACGCCCTGTCCACCGCGTTGGAGGACGGGTTGCGCACCCGCCCCCTCTACACCGCCCACGACTCCGCGCCCGAGCCGGGCCTGCCCGGGTTCGCCCCCTTTGTGCGCGGCGGCCGCGCCGAGGGGAACACGGTGGGCGGCTGGGACGTACGGCAACGGCACACGGTGGCCGACCGTGACGCGGTGCTCGGGGACCTGGAGAACGGTGTCACCTCCCTCTGGCTGACGGTCGGGGAAGGCGGCATCGCGGTGCCCGACCTCGGCCGGGTCCTCGACGGCGTGTACCTGGACCTCGCGCCCGTCGTCCTCGACGCGGGGCGCGACACCGAGCCCGCCGCACGGGAGTTGCTGCGGGTGTACGAGGAGCGGGGTGTCGCCCGGGACGCGGCGCGCGGCAATCTGGGCGCTGATCCGCTCGGGCACGAGGCCCGTACCGGTGAGCGGTGCGACACCGCTCCGGCGGCGGAGCTCGCGCGGCTGTGCGCCGGGGAGCACCCGGGGCTGCGGGCGCTGACCGTGGACGCGCTGCCGTACCACGAGGCCGGTGGTTCGGCCGCCCAGGAGCTGGGCTGCTCACTGGCCACCGGCGTGGCGTACCTGCGGGAGCTGGGCGATGCCGGGCTGGGCGTCGAACAGGCCTGTGCGCAGCTGGAGTTCCGGTACGCGGCGACCGCCGACCAGTTCCTGACGATCGCCAAGCTGCGGGCCGCGCGCCGGCTGTGGGCCCGCGTGGCCGAGGTCTGCGGAGCGCCCCGGGCGGGGGCGCAGCTCCAGCACGTCGTGACGTCGCCGGTGATGATGACGCGCCGCGACCCGTGGGTGAACATGCTGCGCTCGACGATCGCCACGCTGGCCGCGGGGGCGGGCGGGGCCGACGCGGTCACCGTCCTGCCGTTCGACCACGCCCTCGGCCTGCCGGACGCGTTCGCGCGCCGCATCGCCCGCAACACCTCCACGATCCTCATCGAGGAGTCGCACCTGGCCCGGGTGATCGACCCGGCGGGCGGCTCCTGGTACGTGGAGCGGCTCACCGACGAACTCGCCCACGCGGGATGGGAGTTCTTCCAGCGGATCGAGCGCCTGGGCGGCATGCCGGCCGTCCTGCGCTCGGGCGACCTGGAGCGGGATCTCGCCGAGACCTGGCAGGCCCGCGCGGGCCTGCTGGCCAAGCGGCGCGAACCCATCACCGGCGTCAGCGAGTTCCCGTTCCTCGCGGAGAAGCCGGTCGTCCGCGCGGACGCTCCCGAGCCGCGCTCCGGCGGCCTGCCGCGCGTCCGCCGTGACGAGGCGTACGAGGCGCTGCGCGCCCGCTCCGACGCCCACCTCGCGGCGACCGGCTCCCGCCCGCGGATCTTCCTCGCCGCGCTGGGCCCGGCCGCGGCGCACACCGCACGTCTCACCTTCGCCTCGAACCTCTTCCAGGCCGGCGGCATCGAGCCGGTCACGGACGGCACCTTCGGGGAGAGCGGTGCGACGGAGGCCGTGCTGTGCTCCAGCGACGCGCTGTACGCGGAGCAGGCCGAGGCCGCCGTCCGGGACCTGAAGGCCGCCGGTGCCCGGCATGTGTTCCTCGCGGGCCGTCCCGGGGAGCACCCCGGTGTCGACGCGTACGTGTTCGCGGGCTGTGACGCCGTCGCCGTGCTGTCCGCCACCCTCGACCGCATGGGAGTCGTTTCCTGA
- a CDS encoding ATP-binding protein has product MVIPLMKQAADEPGTDEQVPLRCGAVWDDGAACAVEARRALHAFLAYVPCTGRPPVPALLAIDAELVVSELVTNAIRHAPGPCGMILRLSGDELAITVWDTSTEQPVLRERDGRRFGGHGMHVVHTVSSKVAVTPLGPGKQVTAWLRPAPDGGPDALSAVGPAA; this is encoded by the coding sequence ATGGTCATCCCGCTTATGAAGCAGGCGGCAGATGAGCCGGGCACGGACGAGCAGGTCCCCCTGCGCTGCGGCGCGGTCTGGGACGACGGCGCAGCGTGCGCCGTCGAGGCGCGCCGGGCGCTGCACGCGTTCCTGGCGTACGTACCGTGTACCGGCCGCCCGCCCGTGCCGGCCCTTCTGGCGATCGACGCCGAACTGGTCGTCAGTGAACTGGTCACCAACGCGATCCGGCACGCACCCGGCCCCTGCGGGATGATTCTGCGGCTCTCCGGTGACGAACTGGCCATCACGGTGTGGGACACCTCCACCGAGCAGCCGGTGCTCAGGGAGCGCGACGGCCGGCGCTTCGGCGGTCATGGCATGCATGTGGTGCACACGGTCAGCAGCAAGGTCGCCGTCACACCCCTCGGCCCGGGCAAGCAGGTCACCGCCTGGTTGCGTCCCGCCCCGGACGGCGGGCCCGACGCCCTGAGCGCGGTCGGCCCGGCCGCCTGA
- a CDS encoding molybdopterin-dependent oxidoreductase: protein MRHDPRDPRLPTSPGFWRSPLRGPRFTSVLGLVLLAGITVLFVTGLLSYAAYNPDLAPVNDKTPDKGLLGFYLFAWPTDPHWLYRLNQGVHVTLGITLIPVLLAKLWSVVPRLFTLPPARSLAHALERVSLLLLVGGALFEFVTGVLNVQLDYVFPGSFYPLHFYGAWVFFAAFVAHALLKTPTALRNLRRLREEKNDLVSPRPAEPTVSRRGALWFVGGGSLLLFGTTVGQNFGGPLRRTALLAPHGGAEPGSGPNGFQINKTAAYARIDPAETAEDAWRLVVTGRTGTIRLSRAQLAGLPLHSSALPIACVEGWSTPDQWWRGVRLRDLAALAGYEDDPPDVFVESLQRQGAFRKAALRANQVADPRSLLALYVNGEELSPDHGHPARIIVPAAPGVLNTKWVARMTFGDL from the coding sequence ATGCGACACGATCCACGCGATCCGCGGCTTCCCACGTCCCCCGGCTTCTGGCGCAGCCCTCTGCGCGGCCCCCGGTTCACCTCGGTGCTGGGCCTCGTCCTCCTGGCGGGCATCACCGTGCTGTTCGTGACGGGACTCCTGTCGTACGCCGCCTACAACCCGGACCTCGCGCCGGTCAACGACAAGACCCCGGACAAGGGGCTCCTCGGCTTCTACCTCTTCGCCTGGCCGACCGACCCGCACTGGCTGTACCGGCTGAACCAGGGCGTCCACGTCACCCTCGGCATCACCCTGATCCCCGTCCTGCTCGCCAAGCTGTGGTCCGTCGTGCCGAGGCTGTTCACCCTGCCGCCGGCCCGCTCGCTCGCACACGCCCTGGAGCGGGTCTCCCTGCTGCTGCTGGTCGGCGGCGCACTGTTCGAGTTCGTCACCGGCGTCCTCAACGTCCAGCTCGACTACGTCTTCCCCGGCTCGTTCTACCCCCTGCACTTCTACGGCGCCTGGGTGTTCTTCGCCGCCTTCGTGGCCCACGCGCTGCTCAAGACGCCCACGGCACTGCGCAATCTGCGGCGGCTGCGGGAGGAGAAGAACGACCTGGTCTCCCCGCGCCCCGCCGAGCCGACCGTCTCCCGGCGGGGCGCCCTGTGGTTCGTCGGGGGCGGCTCGCTGCTGCTCTTCGGCACGACCGTGGGGCAGAACTTCGGCGGCCCGCTGCGGCGCACCGCCCTCCTCGCCCCGCACGGCGGCGCGGAACCCGGCAGCGGCCCGAACGGCTTCCAGATCAACAAGACCGCCGCGTACGCCCGGATCGACCCGGCGGAAACGGCCGAGGACGCCTGGCGGCTCGTCGTGACCGGGCGCACGGGCACGATCCGGCTCAGTCGCGCCCAGCTCGCCGGCCTCCCCCTGCACAGCTCCGCGTTGCCCATCGCCTGTGTGGAGGGCTGGTCCACGCCGGACCAGTGGTGGCGCGGGGTGCGGCTGCGCGACCTCGCGGCCCTCGCCGGGTACGAGGACGACCCGCCGGACGTGTTCGTCGAGTCCCTCCAGCGCCAGGGCGCCTTCCGTAAGGCCGCCCTGCGCGCCAACCAGGTGGCCGACCCGCGTTCCCTGCTCGCCCTGTACGTCAACGGCGAGGAACTGTCCCCCGACCACGGCCACCCGGCCCGGATCATCGTGCCCGCGGCCCCCGGTGTGCTGAACACCAAGTGGGTGGCCCGGATGACGTTCGGAGACCTGTGA
- a CDS encoding class I SAM-dependent methyltransferase yields the protein MSAPPATALAWAAADPYDAALRAGRGPLFLRRTDGWLLPLEVERWCARADPVDRDVLDRCEGAVLDVGCGPGRLVAELAARGRAALGIDVSEAAVEHTVRLGGQALRRSVFEQLPGEGRWDTVLLMDGNIGIGGDPSALLERVGGLLRPGGLLIAETAPADVDERVRVHITDTHATSGAPFPWARLGTRALLRYARGRWERDGQWTAGGRRFAALRSRSASSSAEPAKRTAVISSQRVRNPSGGRPVADR from the coding sequence ATGAGCGCCCCGCCCGCCACCGCCCTGGCCTGGGCGGCCGCCGACCCCTACGACGCCGCCCTGCGCGCGGGGCGCGGCCCCCTGTTCCTGCGGCGCACCGACGGCTGGCTGCTGCCGCTGGAGGTGGAGCGCTGGTGCGCCCGGGCCGACCCGGTCGACCGGGACGTGCTGGACCGGTGCGAGGGGGCCGTGCTGGACGTGGGGTGCGGGCCCGGGCGGCTCGTGGCGGAACTGGCCGCCCGGGGCCGGGCCGCCCTCGGGATCGACGTCAGTGAGGCCGCGGTGGAGCACACCGTCCGGCTCGGGGGCCAGGCGCTGCGGCGGTCGGTGTTCGAGCAACTGCCCGGCGAGGGCCGCTGGGACACCGTGCTGCTCATGGACGGCAACATCGGCATCGGGGGCGACCCGAGCGCCCTGCTGGAGCGGGTCGGCGGGCTTCTGCGCCCCGGCGGTCTGCTGATCGCCGAGACCGCCCCCGCGGATGTCGACGAACGGGTGCGCGTGCACATCACCGACACCCACGCCACCTCGGGCGCCCCGTTCCCCTGGGCCCGGCTCGGCACCCGCGCGCTGCTCCGGTACGCGCGAGGCCGCTGGGAGCGGGACGGTCAGTGGACGGCCGGCGGGCGGCGCTTCGCCGCGCTGCGCAGCCGCAGCGCCAGCAGCAGTGCCGAGCCCGCGAAGAGGACGGCCGTGATCAGCAGCCAGCGCGTGAGGAACCCCTCCGGCGGCAGGCCGGTCGCGGACCGGTAG
- a CDS encoding TIGR04282 family arsenosugar biosynthesis glycosyltransferase, with protein sequence MTTLLVIAKEPRPGRVKTRLTPPFTPRQAAELAEAALVDTLHAVAATPAARRVLVLDGAPGPWLPPGFDVVAQCAGGLDERLAHAFAGCAGPALLIGMDTPQVTPELLTVDFAGCDAWFGPAQDGGFWALGLACPDPALLRGVPMSTPVTGAVQRERLVAAGLRVRDLPTLRDVDTAADAGAVAALAPRGRFAARLARCSPARETAAEPAPRPVPPVGPR encoded by the coding sequence TTGACCACGCTCCTCGTCATCGCCAAAGAGCCGCGGCCGGGCCGGGTGAAGACCCGGCTCACGCCCCCCTTCACACCCCGTCAGGCGGCCGAACTGGCGGAAGCGGCCCTCGTGGACACGCTGCACGCCGTGGCCGCCACGCCCGCCGCCCGGCGCGTCCTGGTGCTCGACGGTGCCCCCGGCCCCTGGTTGCCGCCCGGCTTCGACGTCGTGGCGCAGTGCGCGGGCGGTCTGGACGAGCGGCTGGCGCACGCCTTCGCGGGGTGCGCCGGTCCGGCCCTGCTCATCGGCATGGACACCCCGCAGGTGACCCCCGAACTCCTGACCGTCGACTTCGCCGGCTGCGACGCCTGGTTCGGCCCGGCGCAGGACGGCGGCTTCTGGGCCCTCGGCCTGGCCTGCCCGGACCCCGCCCTGCTGCGGGGTGTGCCCATGTCGACACCGGTGACGGGTGCCGTGCAGCGGGAGCGGCTGGTCGCCGCGGGGCTGCGCGTGCGCGACCTGCCGACGCTGCGGGACGTCGACACCGCCGCCGACGCGGGCGCGGTCGCCGCGCTCGCCCCGCGAGGGCGCTTCGCGGCCCGGCTGGCCCGCTGTTCGCCGGCTCGGGAGACGGCCGCCGAGCCGGCGCCGCGTCCGGTGCCTCCGGTCGGCCCTCGATGA
- a CDS encoding glycosyltransferase family 2 protein — MTTTPIDVDVVLPCLNEAEALPWVLERIPPGWRALVVDNGSTDGSAAVARARGATVVHEPRRGFGAACHAGLTAATAEVVCFCDCDASLDPGLLVPFVREVREGAADLVLGRRRPQGRGAWPPHARAGNLALARMLRRRTGLRLHDLGPLRAARREPLLGLGLSDRRSGYPLQMVVRAADASWRIAEHDVPYLPRAGASKVTGTWRGTWQAVRDMSRVLSETPASEGGTVR; from the coding sequence GTGACGACGACACCCATCGACGTCGACGTGGTGCTGCCCTGCCTGAACGAGGCCGAGGCCCTTCCCTGGGTGCTCGAACGGATTCCGCCGGGCTGGCGCGCACTCGTCGTCGACAACGGTTCCACTGACGGCTCGGCCGCGGTCGCCCGCGCGCGGGGCGCGACCGTGGTGCACGAGCCGCGGCGGGGCTTCGGCGCGGCCTGCCACGCCGGGCTGACCGCGGCCACCGCCGAGGTGGTGTGCTTCTGCGACTGCGACGCCTCCCTCGACCCTGGGCTCCTGGTCCCCTTCGTGCGCGAGGTGCGCGAGGGCGCGGCCGACCTGGTGCTCGGGCGGCGGCGCCCGCAGGGGCGGGGCGCGTGGCCGCCGCACGCCCGGGCCGGGAATCTCGCGCTCGCGCGGATGCTGCGCCGCCGCACCGGACTGCGTCTGCACGACCTCGGTCCCCTGCGCGCCGCCCGCCGCGAGCCGCTGCTCGGCCTCGGTCTCAGCGACCGGCGCAGCGGCTATCCGCTCCAGATGGTCGTCCGCGCGGCCGACGCGAGCTGGCGGATCGCCGAGCACGACGTGCCGTATCTGCCGCGCGCCGGGGCCTCGAAGGTGACGGGCACGTGGCGCGGCACCTGGCAGGCCGTTCGGGACATGAGCCGCGTGCTGTCCGAAACGCCCGCGTCCGAAGGGGGAACCGTCCGTTGA